The following are encoded together in the bacterium genome:
- a CDS encoding serine kinase: MENIAQKLNLIPRNEASANVEVTSGYASDLLSDVLAKAKNGAIWVTNQKHINVIGVAVMLNLAGVVIAGGVEPEPSTITKAKVENVSLYTTDMSLYELVGKLNEMGIRSC, translated from the coding sequence TTGGAGAACATAGCGCAAAAACTAAACCTGATACCGAGAAATGAAGCCAGTGCAAATGTGGAGGTGACCTCCGGTTACGCTTCCGACCTGCTCAGTGATGTCCTCGCAAAGGCGAAAAACGGCGCGATATGGGTCACAAATCAGAAGCATATCAATGTCATCGGTGTCGCAGTAATGCTGAACCTGGCGGGTGTGGTGATTGCCGGAGGAGTCGAGCCTGAACCCAGCACAATCACAAAAGCAAAAGTGGAAAACGTTTCTTTATATACTACCGATATGTCGCTCTACGAACTGGTAGGCAAGCTCAACGAGATGGGCATACGGAGCTGCTGA
- a CDS encoding 4Fe-4S dicluster domain-containing protein, producing MLKVKNQQYFHSVHLMEDKCKGCVNCIKRCPTEAIRVRDGKAHIIEERCIDCGECVRICPNQAKIVVADTLENLKAYKYNVALPAPAIYGQFREGIDPRHVMAALLAIGFDDVVDVAFAADLVGKKIREAISAPSEIRPFISSACPAVVRLIQVRFPNLVEHILPVLSPMRAAANIARNHVTEKMGLDPKDVGVWFISPCPGKVSAVNEPAGTEDNTISGAIPIAEVYPLIREKLNHNQEELDQIVADLKPGSGLGLGWARSGGENQSIGGSRQIAVDGIHSVIQILEDVERGKLSDIDYIEAQACVGGCVGGVLTVENSFITRRRVRILATDNAGRLDGVLCDEMACEALDNEDWFRHDRPIEPRPTLKLDDDMAVAIRKMEQMERIVEDLPGLDCGSCGAPNCRALAEDVVRGLANEMDCVFKLRERVAQLAGEMMELAEKAPPAMGHVEKKAEIENAIGEHSAKTKPDTEK from the coding sequence ATGCTTAAGGTCAAAAATCAGCAGTATTTCCACTCCGTCCACCTGATGGAGGACAAGTGCAAAGGATGTGTGAACTGCATCAAGCGATGCCCGACCGAGGCTATCCGCGTGCGCGACGGCAAAGCTCACATCATTGAGGAGCGCTGCATAGACTGCGGTGAATGCGTGCGAATCTGTCCTAACCAGGCGAAAATTGTTGTGGCAGACACCCTGGAAAACCTCAAGGCATATAAATACAACGTTGCGCTGCCTGCTCCGGCAATATATGGGCAGTTTCGCGAAGGCATCGATCCGCGTCATGTAATGGCGGCTCTGCTTGCGATTGGGTTCGATGATGTTGTGGACGTGGCGTTTGCAGCAGACCTTGTGGGTAAGAAAATTCGCGAGGCAATCAGTGCACCCAGTGAAATCAGACCTTTCATATCTTCCGCGTGCCCGGCGGTCGTCAGGCTGATCCAGGTGAGATTTCCGAACCTGGTCGAGCATATACTGCCTGTGCTTTCACCCATGCGTGCAGCAGCCAATATTGCTCGAAATCATGTTACCGAGAAGATGGGACTTGATCCCAAGGATGTGGGTGTTTGGTTTATCAGCCCATGTCCCGGCAAGGTCAGTGCCGTCAACGAACCTGCAGGGACCGAGGATAACACCATATCCGGCGCGATCCCAATTGCTGAAGTATATCCGCTCATTCGAGAAAAACTCAACCATAACCAAGAAGAATTGGATCAGATTGTTGCTGATCTTAAGCCGGGAAGCGGGCTTGGACTTGGATGGGCGCGCTCGGGCGGCGAAAATCAGTCAATAGGCGGCTCACGGCAGATTGCGGTGGATGGAATACACAGTGTGATCCAAATTTTGGAAGATGTCGAACGAGGCAAACTTTCCGACATCGACTACATCGAGGCTCAGGCCTGTGTGGGCGGATGTGTCGGAGGCGTGCTAACTGTAGAGAACTCATTTATTACCCGGCGGCGGGTGCGGATACTTGCGACCGATAATGCGGGCAGGCTCGACGGTGTTCTTTGTGACGAAATGGCCTGTGAGGCTCTCGATAATGAAGACTGGTTCCGTCACGATAGACCCATAGAGCCGAGGCCGACATTGAAGCTCGATGATGACATGGCTGTGGCGATCCGCAAGATGGAGCAGATGGAGAGAATTGTCGAAGATTTGCCGGGGTTGGACTGCGGAAGCTGCGGCGCTCCGAACTGTCGTGCACTCGCCGAAGATGTGGTCAGGGGTCTGGCAAACGAAATGGACTGCGTGTTCAAGCTCAGAGAACGGGTGGCACAGCTTGCGGGAGAGATGATGGAACTGGCTGAAAAAGCCCCTCCGGCGATGGGGCATGTAGAGAAGAAGGCGGAGATAGAGAATGCTATTGGAGAACATAGCGCAAAAACTAAACCTGATACCGAGAAATGA
- a CDS encoding ATP-binding protein yields MHFVFEVQGGDFNKAGDASSKVKKILQQIGSDSTVVRRVAVACYEAEMNVVIHAHHGFVTLDADINQVIIVVEDEGPGIEDIEMAMTPGYSTAPDYVREMGFGAGMGLPNMKNCASQMEIKSRRGIGTTVRMVFENA; encoded by the coding sequence TTGCACTTTGTATTTGAGGTGCAGGGAGGCGATTTTAATAAGGCGGGGGATGCTTCAAGCAAGGTAAAGAAAATCCTCCAACAGATAGGCTCGGATTCCACTGTCGTCCGTAGAGTTGCGGTCGCCTGCTATGAAGCCGAGATGAACGTTGTGATACATGCTCATCACGGGTTCGTGACTCTGGATGCGGACATAAATCAGGTAATTATCGTCGTGGAGGATGAAGGTCCGGGCATCGAAGACATAGAAATGGCCATGACTCCGGGTTACTCGACTGCACCGGACTATGTCAGAGAGATGGGTTTCGGTGCTGGTATGGGGCTGCCGAATATGAAGAATTGTGCCTCACAGATGGAGATCAAATCTCGCAGAGGCATAGGAACTACGGTCCGCATGGTATTTGAAAATGCTTAA